In the genome of Streptomyces fagopyri, the window CGCGTCGACGCTCTGCCCGGTGATGTCGCCCCGCACCAGAGTGATGACGGTCATGACGGGCCAGCCTCCTCGTAGATGGTCCTCACCGCATTGTCCCCCGGTCGCCGGCCCGCCGCCGTCCGTGCCGCTGCCCCGGTCGGTCAGGTCTGTCGCAGGCGACGCCACACGGCCTTCGCCGCGTTGTGCCCGGACATGCCGTGCACGCCGGGACCCGGCGGGGTGGCCGAGGAACAGATGAACACGGCCGGATGCGGGGTGTTGTACGGGGACAGGGACAGCCGGGGGCGCAGCAGGAGCCGCAGTCCGGAGGCGGCGCCGCACGCGATGTCGCCGCCCACGTAGTTGGCGTTGCGCGCGGCGAGTTCGCGCGGGCCGGCGGTCGCGCGGGCCAGTACGCGGTCGCGGAATCCGGGCGCGAACCGCTCCAGCTGGCGCTCGATCGCGTCGGTGAGGTCCCCTGTCCAGCCGTTGGGAACGTGCCCGTACGCCCAGAACACCTGCTTTCCCTCGGGTGCCCGGGAGGGGTCGGCGACGCTGGGCTGCACGGTGATCAGGAAGGGCGCGTCGGGCGCCCGGCCCTCGCGCGAGACGGCCTGCAGAGCGGCGCCGATCTCGGCCCGGCTCGCGCCGATCTGCACGGTCCCGGCGGTACGGGCCTCCTCCGCCGTCCAGGGCACGGGCCCGTCCAGCGCGTAGTCGACCTTGAAGACGGCCGCCCCGTAGCGGTAGTTCTCGTAGTACCGGCCGAAGCCCGCGATCCGGGACAGCGCGGTGGGCGAGGTGTCGAAGACGTAGGCGCGCGCGGGCGGCAGGTCGTCGAGGCGCTTGACCTCGTAGTCGGTGTGGACGCTGCCGCCGAGGTCCCGCAGGTAGGCGGTGAGCGCGTCGGAGATCGACTGGGAGCCGCCGCGCGCCACGGGCCAGCCGCGGGCGTGGGCGGCCAGGGCGAAGACCAGGCCCACGGCGCCGGTGGCGATGCCGTCCAGCGGGGCGATGACGTGGGCGACGAGCCCCGCGAACAGGGCCTTGGCCCGCTCGTCGCGAAAGCGCCGCATCAGCCAGGTGGAGGGTGGCAGTCCGGTGAGGCCGAACCGGGCCAGGGTGACCGGGTCGCGGGGCAGCGCGGTCAGCGGCAGCGACATGAAGTCGTGTGCCAACGTGTCCCACTTGGGGAGGAAGGGGGCGACCAGCCGGCGGTAGGTGCCGGCGTCGCGCGGCCCGAACGAGGCGGCCGTCTCCGCGACGGAGCGCGCGAGCACCGCGGCCGTGCCGTCCGGGAACGGGTGGGCCATGGGCAGTTCGGCGTGCAGCCACTCCAGTCCGTAGCGCTCCAGGGGCATCGCGCGGAACGCGGGCGAGTTGATGCCGAGCGGATGGGCGGCCGAGCAGGGGTCGTGCCGGAATCCGGGCAGGGTCAGCTCTTCGGTACGGGCGCCGCCGCCCACCGTGTCCCGCGCCTCGAAGACGGCCACGGAGAAGCCCCGCCGGGCCAGTTCCACGGCGGCCGTCAGCCCGTTCGGCCCCGCACCCACGACGACGGCATCGAGCATCGACGGCACTTTCGGACTCCTTTGTCGGCCCACGGCCAGTGACCACCAGGATATGCCGGAGGACTGACGGTCCCGGCGGTGCGGGGTGGGAATCCGCGAGCCGCGGGGGCCCGCGACCGCCGCACCACGCGGGGCCGGCACACCGCGCGGCCGAGCGAGGCGGGCGGCCGAGCGGGGCGGGCGGCCGAGCGGGGCGGGGCGGGGCGGGCGGCCGAGCGAGGCGGGCGTCGCCCTGTGCGCCGGTCGGGACCGGGGGCCGTCGTCGGCGCCCGGTCCCGGCCGGCGGTGACTCACACGGTGTGGACCGTTCCGGCGTAGCGCTGGGCGAACCGGGTGCCGGTGCCCGCGGTGACCGTGAAGTCGTACCGTCCCGCGTCGGTGCGCCACGTCAGGCGGGTACGGTCGCCCGCCCCGACCCAGACCGTCCGCTCCTCGCCGGCGAAGTCGTTCGGCGTGATCGTGAACGCCGCCTCGGTGCCACCGGTGTTGCGCAACTCCAGTTCCACCGAGGCCTGTTCCGCGCGCCCGGAGTGCCGCAGGGCCGCCGTCACCGACGGCACCGCCACGTCGTCCTGGCCCGTGCGGACGACGGTGCCGGAGAAGCGGCGGACGAATCCGTCGGCGCCGTACACGGAGAAGTCGTAGCGGCCGTCTGTGTCGGCGCCGTCCCACACATAGGTGCGGGACGAACGCGGCGGAACCGTGAAGGGGGTGCCGGCGAAGGGCAGGGCCGTGTTCGGCAGGACGGTGAAGTGGTAGCCGACGCTGCCGTCGTTGGTGAGCGCGCAGGTGACCTTGCCGGTGCTCCGGTCGACCTCCACGTCGGCCCACGGGCGGTACGGCAGGGCGCGGTGCGGCCGGTGACCCTCCTCCTGCGCGGGCATGGACTGCTGGTCCGGCACCTTGACCGCCGGCAGCGAGTCGCCGGCGTCCGCCTTGGCCATCAGCGCGACCGTGTCAGGCAGGGCCGGGATGCTGTAGTCGGGCCTGGTGAAGTCGAAGGCGCTGGTGAGGTCGCCGCAGACGGTGCGCCGCCAGTCGGAGATGTTGGGCTCCCGCACACCGGTCACGCGCTCCAGGAAGCGGACCACCGAAGTGTGGTCGAACACCTGGGAGTTGACCCAGCCGCCGCGCGACCACGGCGAGACGACCCACAGCGGCACCCGGCTGCCCAGGCCGATGGGCTTGCCGTTCGCGAACTCGTCCTTGGTGCCGGGCTCGGGGAACGGCGGGATGACGTGGTCGAAGTAGCCGTCGTTCTCGTCGTACATGACCAGGAAGACGGTGTGCTTCCACACGTCGGGGTTGGAGAACAGCGACTGCAGCGCGGTGTCGACCCAGTGGGCGCCGTAGTCGGGGCTTGCGTCCGGGTGTTCGCAGAACAGGTAGGGCGCCACCAGCCAGGAGACCGTGGGCAGCGTGCCGTCCTTGCAGTGCTGGTCGAACGCCGTGAGGTCCCACTTCGTCATCGCGTTGACGTAGCGCGGGTCGTCCTTGGGGAACTCGTGGAA includes:
- a CDS encoding phytoene desaturase family protein, with amino-acid sequence MLDAVVVGAGPNGLTAAVELARRGFSVAVFEARDTVGGGARTEELTLPGFRHDPCSAAHPLGINSPAFRAMPLERYGLEWLHAELPMAHPFPDGTAAVLARSVAETAASFGPRDAGTYRRLVAPFLPKWDTLAHDFMSLPLTALPRDPVTLARFGLTGLPPSTWLMRRFRDERAKALFAGLVAHVIAPLDGIATGAVGLVFALAAHARGWPVARGGSQSISDALTAYLRDLGGSVHTDYEVKRLDDLPPARAYVFDTSPTALSRIAGFGRYYENYRYGAAVFKVDYALDGPVPWTAEEARTAGTVQIGASRAEIGAALQAVSREGRAPDAPFLITVQPSVADPSRAPEGKQVFWAYGHVPNGWTGDLTDAIERQLERFAPGFRDRVLARATAGPRELAARNANYVGGDIACGAASGLRLLLRPRLSLSPYNTPHPAVFICSSATPPGPGVHGMSGHNAAKAVWRRLRQT
- a CDS encoding phosphocholine-specific phospholipase C, translating into MTEISRRTFIGTTAAGAAIAAGLPGTAQAAGRGTGHGSIEDVKHVVVLMQENRSFDHYFGTLSGVRGFGDRQATSLQDGESVFRQPATGRKEGHLLPFRMDTTKYNAQNAGGLPHDWDSGHSAVNGGAMNKWVSAKGERTMGYFTRADIPYQYALADAFTLCDGYFCSLNGPTDPNRLYLWTGTAGPGVDGTTGPWTDNTPVTDNPVADWTTYAERLEEAGVTWRVYHNPDGSDDRYGDYDDNALSYFKQFHEFPKDDPRYVNAMTKWDLTAFDQHCKDGTLPTVSWLVAPYLFCEHPDASPDYGAHWVDTALQSLFSNPDVWKHTVFLVMYDENDGYFDHVIPPFPEPGTKDEFANGKPIGLGSRVPLWVVSPWSRGGWVNSQVFDHTSVVRFLERVTGVREPNISDWRRTVCGDLTSAFDFTRPDYSIPALPDTVALMAKADAGDSLPAVKVPDQQSMPAQEEGHRPHRALPYRPWADVEVDRSTGKVTCALTNDGSVGYHFTVLPNTALPFAGTPFTVPPRSSRTYVWDGADTDGRYDFSVYGADGFVRRFSGTVVRTGQDDVAVPSVTAALRHSGRAEQASVELELRNTGGTEAAFTITPNDFAGEERTVWVGAGDRTRLTWRTDAGRYDFTVTAGTGTRFAQRYAGTVHTV